One window of Candidatus Methylocalor cossyra genomic DNA carries:
- a CDS encoding FMN-binding protein has product MSKLKPVAIKVLGLLLLLAAATSRGTIYYSKDEAFELAFGPGSEVETIPAFLTEEQAAAVERTARVKLDGRLFTFYVGKRQGQVLGYAALESHTVRTQPETLLIVLSPTGELVRTEVLAFHEPPEYQPPARWFERLYRHPLQDLQLDRGIDGISGATLSSRAALDSIRKVMAIYSIALREGG; this is encoded by the coding sequence ATGTCGAAACTGAAACCGGTCGCGATCAAGGTGTTGGGTTTGCTTTTGCTGCTCGCGGCGGCGACCAGCCGAGGGACCATCTACTACAGCAAGGACGAAGCCTTCGAGCTGGCTTTCGGCCCCGGCAGCGAGGTCGAGACCATCCCCGCGTTCCTTACCGAGGAGCAGGCGGCGGCGGTGGAAAGAACCGCCAGGGTGAAGCTGGACGGCCGGCTATTCACCTTCTATGTGGGCAAGCGGCAGGGCCAGGTGCTGGGCTATGCGGCGCTGGAATCCCACACCGTGCGGACGCAGCCGGAAACACTGTTGATCGTGCTGTCCCCCACCGGGGAGCTGGTCCGCACCGAAGTCCTGGCCTTCCACGAGCCGCCCGAGTACCAGCCGCCGGCGCGCTGGTTCGAGCGGCTGTATCGCCACCCTCTACAGGACCTGCAATTGGATCGTGGGATCGACGGGATCAGCGGCGCCACCTTGAGCTCGCGGGCGGCCTTGGACAGCATCCGCAAAGTCATGGCCATCTATAGCATCGCGCTACGCGAAGGAGGCTAA
- a CDS encoding tRNA nucleotidyltransferase, which translates to MDTKPTLPLAELMPADPALALLRLAALSATTPDGGLDDDTLDLMFEQVEDGALAGLEPTRAWPELARGLMGRAPSNLLRTLAACRALPILLPEVAALFGVPQIADDPPQVDIGQHLLRVLDEAARCEAPLAVRFAALVMHVGKADSPPEHWPVHYRHVERGRPRIEALCQRFGVPEECRDLALLALAECERVHRVGRVRAGPVALLLERVDAFNRPERFAQLLTLCTCDYRAYGRQTRRDYPKAALLTLALKACAGLDHGAAQSADPEAAERLREARAAAIAAAFGSERWSEDTD; encoded by the coding sequence ATGGACACCAAGCCCACCCTGCCCCTTGCCGAGCTGATGCCGGCCGACCCCGCCCTCGCCCTGCTGCGCCTGGCGGCCTTGTCTGCCACCACCCCCGACGGTGGGCTGGATGACGACACCCTGGACCTGATGTTCGAACAGGTGGAGGACGGCGCCCTGGCCGGCCTGGAGCCCACCCGGGCTTGGCCGGAGCTGGCCCGCGGGCTGATGGGGCGGGCCCCTTCCAACCTGCTGCGCACCCTGGCCGCCTGCCGGGCACTGCCGATTCTGCTGCCAGAGGTAGCAGCCCTGTTCGGAGTCCCGCAGATTGCCGACGACCCCCCGCAAGTGGACATCGGCCAGCACCTGCTGCGGGTTTTGGACGAGGCCGCCCGCTGCGAGGCGCCGTTGGCTGTGCGCTTTGCCGCCCTGGTGATGCACGTCGGCAAGGCGGATTCCCCGCCGGAGCATTGGCCCGTCCATTACCGTCACGTGGAGCGCGGCCGCCCCCGCATCGAGGCCCTGTGCCAGCGCTTCGGGGTACCGGAGGAGTGCCGCGACCTGGCCCTCTTGGCCCTGGCGGAGTGCGAGCGGGTACACCGGGTGGGTCGGGTGCGGGCCGGGCCAGTGGCCCTGCTGCTGGAGCGGGTGGATGCCTTTAACCGCCCGGAGCGCTTCGCCCAGTTGCTCACCCTGTGCACGTGCGACTATCGGGCCTATGGGCGGCAGACCCGGCGGGACTATCCTAAAGCCGCGCTCTTGACCCTCGCCCTCAAGGCATGCGCCGGCCTCGACCATGGCGCGGCCCAATCCGCCGACCCGGAAGCGGCCGAGCGCCTGCGGGAAGCTCGCGCCGCCGCGATCGCTGCGGCCTTCGGCTCGGAGCGCTGGTCCGAGGATACGGACTGA
- the glyA gene encoding serine hydroxymethyltransferase — protein MFSKGMEIAGFDDELWSAIQDEQRRQEDHIELIASENYASPRVLQAQGTVLTNKYAEGYPGKRYYGGCEHVDVVESLAIERAKALFGAGFANVQPHSGSQANAAVYMALLEPGDTILGMSLAHGGHLTHGAKVNFSGRIYHAVQYGVNPETGYLDYAQVEALAHEYRPKMIVAGFSAYSRVVDWQRFRDIADAVGAYLMVDMAHVAGLVAAGVYPSPVGIADVTTTTTHKTLRGPRGGLILGKPNPELEKRINALVFPGIQGGPLMHVIAAKAVALKEAAEPEFRLYQERVLDNARAMAQRFMERGYDIVSGGTDNHLMLVNLIAKGLTGKAADLALGRAHITVNKNAVPNDPQSPFVTSGIRIGTPAVTTRGFTRADCETLTDWICDLLDDLDNETVLERVRHQVLELCRRYPVYPA, from the coding sequence ATGTTTAGCAAAGGTATGGAAATCGCCGGATTCGACGACGAGCTTTGGTCGGCGATCCAAGACGAGCAACGCCGCCAGGAGGATCACATCGAGCTGATCGCCTCCGAGAACTATGCCAGCCCGCGGGTCCTGCAGGCGCAAGGCACGGTGCTCACCAACAAGTACGCCGAAGGTTACCCGGGCAAGCGCTACTACGGCGGCTGCGAGCATGTGGACGTGGTGGAGAGCCTCGCCATCGAGCGGGCCAAGGCGCTGTTCGGCGCCGGTTTCGCCAACGTCCAACCGCATTCCGGTTCCCAGGCCAACGCCGCCGTGTACATGGCCCTGCTGGAACCGGGCGATACCATCCTGGGCATGAGTCTGGCCCACGGTGGTCACCTGACCCACGGCGCCAAGGTCAATTTTTCCGGCCGGATCTACCACGCCGTGCAGTACGGTGTGAACCCGGAAACCGGGTATCTGGACTACGCTCAGGTGGAAGCCCTGGCCCATGAGTACCGGCCCAAGATGATCGTGGCCGGGTTCTCGGCTTACAGCCGGGTGGTCGACTGGCAGCGGTTCCGGGACATCGCCGACGCGGTAGGCGCCTATTTGATGGTGGACATGGCCCATGTGGCGGGACTGGTGGCCGCGGGGGTCTATCCCAGCCCGGTGGGAATCGCCGACGTGACTACCACCACCACCCACAAAACCCTGCGTGGCCCCCGGGGAGGCCTGATCCTCGGCAAGCCCAACCCGGAGCTCGAGAAACGCATCAACGCCTTGGTGTTCCCGGGCATCCAGGGCGGGCCCCTGATGCACGTCATCGCCGCCAAGGCGGTGGCCTTGAAGGAAGCCGCTGAGCCGGAATTCCGGCTGTATCAGGAAAGGGTGCTGGACAACGCCCGGGCCATGGCCCAGCGCTTCATGGAGCGCGGTTACGACATCGTCTCCGGCGGCACCGACAACCATCTGATGCTGGTCAACCTGATCGCCAAGGGGCTCACCGGCAAGGCCGCTGACCTCGCCCTCGGCCGCGCCCACATCACGGTGAACAAGAACGCCGTGCCCAACGACCCGCAGTCGCCCTTCGTGACCAGCGGCATCCGTATCGGCACTCCGGCGGTCACTACCCGCGGCTTCACCCGGGCCGACTGCGAAACCCTGACCGACTGGATCTGCGACCTATTGGACGATCTGGACAACGAAACCGTGCTCGAACGGGTCCGCCACCAGGTCCTGGAACTGTGCCGGCGCTATCCGGTGTACCCCGCCTGA